A part of Thermodesulfobacteriota bacterium genomic DNA contains:
- the uvrA gene encoding excinuclease ABC subunit UvrA, which yields MKDEIRILGARENNLKNINVVLPKHMYTVVTGLSGSGKSSLVLDTIYAEGLRRYVECLSTYARQFLERVDRPDMDDITGLPPVVVLEGRNQVKNSRSTVGTTTEIYDYLRLLFAKIGVIFCPNCDIQVKRQSPQGIAKELVRDHENNRAVITFPIEETSKASPSELQSKGFTRVFVGGKTVDIEELDCLPSGAEIVLDRMVINRDSTSRLLGSLEAAFSLGKNVNVRVSEDHLLRFTKELECPYCYSRFGEPTPLLFSFNSPQGACSECRGFGNILEVDPDLVVPDPEKSLAGGAIEPFTKPSLRHQMRKLIKFALSNGVDVNTPYRSLGDDAKKLIFEGGAGFSGVKGFFRHLEEKSYKMHVRVFLSRYRSAFTCAACNGTRLRKEAIWVKVHGRTISELADMPVGELGEFFHNLSLSDYEEGVAKEVLNQIKSRVDFLIKVGLGYVTLSRLTRTLSGGEAQRVNLACQLGSSLTETLYIMDEPSVGLHPRDINRLVSIIKDLRDRGNTVVVVEHDLEMIRSSDYIVELGPLAGEKGGEVVYQGSLNNFLKNSHNSLTKYYLTRNEGITLPRRRKGSGRKLTIIGAAENNLKNITVSFPLETLVCVTGVSGSGKSSLVHDILYSAIARRFHAQAERAGRFEGIEGLSNLSDALMLDQKPIGRSSRSNPVTYIKAYDEVRRIMSGTWSAKAKGLTASHFSFNVAGGRCDTCLGDGRQKVEMHFLADVFVTCEDCRGKRFKKEVLEVKYKEKNIDEILNLTVDEAAIFFSGIHPLLDKLRVLQDVGLGYLRLGQPAPTLSGGEAQRIKIARELARKDGKNILYILDEPTVGLHAEDVKKLIKVLNRLVDAGNTVIVVEHNLDVISSSDFVIDLGPEGGKDGGYIVAQGTPEEIAKVKESYTGMYLSKVLSVNNHRGDG from the coding sequence ATGAAGGACGAAATCAGGATACTGGGCGCGAGAGAGAATAATCTTAAAAATATAAACGTGGTCTTACCGAAACACATGTATACCGTAGTCACCGGCCTGAGCGGGTCTGGAAAATCCTCTCTTGTCTTGGACACCATCTATGCCGAAGGCCTTCGAAGATACGTGGAGTGCCTTTCTACCTACGCCAGACAGTTCCTCGAACGGGTGGACCGGCCGGACATGGACGATATTACCGGGCTCCCTCCGGTGGTGGTGCTAGAGGGCAGGAATCAGGTGAAAAACTCCCGCTCCACGGTGGGAACCACGACGGAAATATATGACTACTTGCGACTTCTTTTTGCCAAGATTGGAGTAATTTTCTGCCCGAATTGCGATATACAGGTGAAACGCCAATCCCCCCAGGGTATCGCTAAGGAACTGGTCAGGGACCATGAGAATAATAGGGCGGTAATAACCTTCCCGATCGAAGAGACGAGCAAAGCTTCTCCCAGTGAGCTTCAATCCAAAGGATTTACCAGGGTATTCGTTGGCGGGAAAACCGTTGATATCGAGGAACTCGACTGCTTACCGTCCGGCGCGGAAATAGTCTTGGATAGAATGGTCATAAATAGGGATTCGACCTCCCGGCTTCTGGGTTCGCTGGAGGCGGCTTTTTCTCTTGGGAAAAACGTGAATGTTCGTGTATCAGAAGACCATTTACTCAGGTTTACAAAGGAGCTAGAGTGTCCTTACTGCTACAGCAGGTTCGGGGAACCCACGCCTCTCCTTTTTTCCTTCAATAGCCCTCAAGGTGCCTGTAGTGAATGTCGAGGTTTTGGAAACATACTGGAGGTGGACCCTGATTTGGTAGTTCCTGACCCGGAGAAAAGCTTGGCCGGCGGGGCGATCGAGCCTTTCACGAAACCGTCGCTGAGACACCAGATGCGAAAACTGATCAAGTTTGCCCTCTCAAATGGGGTAGACGTTAATACACCCTACAGAAGCTTGGGCGATGATGCTAAAAAACTGATATTCGAGGGCGGGGCCGGCTTTTCCGGGGTGAAGGGGTTTTTCAGACACCTGGAAGAGAAAAGTTACAAGATGCATGTAAGGGTTTTTTTGAGTAGGTACCGGTCGGCTTTTACTTGCGCCGCATGCAACGGAACCAGGTTAAGGAAGGAGGCAATCTGGGTAAAGGTGCACGGGAGAACAATCTCCGAGTTAGCCGATATGCCGGTCGGGGAGCTTGGAGAATTTTTTCATAATCTATCCCTTAGTGACTACGAAGAGGGGGTGGCGAAAGAGGTCCTTAACCAAATAAAGTCTAGGGTCGATTTTTTGATAAAAGTGGGCCTTGGCTATGTTACGCTTTCTCGGCTTACCAGGACGCTATCCGGTGGCGAAGCGCAGAGGGTTAATCTTGCCTGTCAGCTTGGCTCAAGCCTCACCGAGACGCTTTATATCATGGACGAGCCATCCGTGGGGCTTCATCCTCGTGACATCAATCGACTGGTCTCAATCATAAAGGACTTACGGGATAGGGGAAATACGGTCGTGGTTGTCGAGCATGACCTGGAGATGATTCGCTCTTCGGACTATATTGTCGAGCTTGGTCCTTTGGCTGGGGAAAAAGGAGGAGAAGTAGTGTATCAGGGCTCGTTAAATAATTTTCTTAAGAATTCTCATAACTCCCTCACCAAATATTACTTGACCCGGAACGAGGGCATCACCCTCCCTCGAAGAAGAAAAGGGAGCGGCAGGAAGTTGACCATTATCGGCGCCGCCGAGAATAACCTTAAAAACATAACTGTTTCATTTCCGCTAGAAACATTGGTGTGTGTAACCGGCGTCTCCGGGTCCGGAAAGAGTTCACTAGTCCACGATATTCTTTACTCGGCTATCGCCCGAAGATTTCATGCCCAGGCGGAAAGGGCGGGAAGGTTTGAGGGGATAGAAGGTTTATCTAATCTCTCTGATGCCCTTATGCTCGACCAGAAGCCGATTGGAAGAAGTTCGAGGTCAAACCCGGTGACTTACATAAAGGCATACGACGAGGTCAGGAGGATAATGTCGGGCACCTGGAGCGCTAAAGCCAAGGGGCTTACCGCTTCACACTTTTCTTTCAACGTCGCCGGTGGAAGATGCGACACCTGCCTGGGTGACGGCAGGCAAAAGGTGGAGATGCATTTTCTGGCAGATGTGTTCGTTACCTGCGAAGATTGCCGCGGGAAAAGGTTCAAGAAAGAGGTGCTCGAGGTTAAATACAAGGAAAAAAATATAGACGAGATTCTAAATCTAACGGTCGACGAGGCGGCTATATTCTTCAGCGGTATCCATCCGCTGCTCGATAAACTGAGGGTACTCCAAGATGTCGGGCTGGGCTATTTACGGCTCGGGCAACCGGCGCCGACTTTATCCGGCGGCGAGGCACAGAGGATAAAAATCGCCAGGGAACTCGCCAGAAAAGACGGGAAGAACATCCTTTATATCCTGGACGAACCCACTGTAGGGCTTCATGCTGAGGATGTTAAGAAGCTCATAAAGGTCTTGAATAGGCTGGTAGATGCCGGTAATACCGTGATCGTGGTCGAACACAATCTCGATGTCATAAGTTCTTCTGACTTTGTCATAGACCTTGGCCCGGAGGGTGGCAAAGATGGTGGATACATCGTAGCCCAGGGCACACCGGAGGAAATTGCCAAGGTGAAGGAATCGTATACCGGGATGTATTTGAGTAAGGTGCTATCTGTTAATAATCATCGGGGAGATGGCTAA
- a CDS encoding response regulator transcription factor, which translates to MFTKKTFRKTIRGLETTHKVSDDHNFWLKKLRYYSRYSPKEKIGPDDDSSIKGLNRRAIRIVLASGSRLFTEGMKRILEGEKEIEIVAEISRLEDVEKKVIEVRPEFVFIDDRTAYPDMEKRLKLIIGKCAHTRVILMGNRIPPNFGLNKVIHVSTETGSAGLISMIKECTVGDRPGLTESENRPGQKLTKTESKIVELIADGFSNREIGKELSISDKTVKAHLSSIFAKLNLKSRYQLMSYALKVQKLN; encoded by the coding sequence TTGTTTACGAAAAAAACGTTCAGAAAAACGATAAGAGGACTTGAAACAACACATAAGGTCAGTGATGACCATAATTTCTGGTTGAAGAAACTGAGGTATTACTCTCGTTACTCACCAAAGGAGAAGATTGGCCCGGATGACGACTCGAGTATAAAAGGACTAAACAGGAGGGCGATTCGAATAGTCCTCGCTTCCGGCTCAAGGCTATTCACCGAGGGTATGAAAAGAATCCTGGAAGGGGAAAAAGAAATTGAAATCGTTGCCGAAATTTCCAGGCTCGAAGATGTCGAGAAAAAAGTCATAGAAGTAAGACCGGAGTTCGTATTCATCGATGACCGAACTGCATACCCGGACATGGAAAAACGGTTAAAGCTGATTATCGGCAAGTGCGCTCATACCCGGGTTATTCTGATGGGCAATCGAATTCCACCTAATTTCGGTTTAAACAAGGTTATTCATGTATCGACCGAGACAGGCTCGGCAGGACTGATAAGTATGATAAAAGAATGTACGGTTGGGGATAGACCAGGTCTAACCGAGTCTGAAAACAGGCCTGGCCAAAAACTTACCAAGACGGAATCGAAGATTGTAGAATTGATAGCCGATGGCTTTAGCAACAGGGAAATAGGTAAGGAACTCTCGATAAGCGATAAAACGGTCAAGGCCCACCTGAGCAGCATATTCGCTAAATTGAATCTCAAGAGCAGATATCAGCTTATGTCCTATGCGTTGAAAGTACAAAAGTTAAATTGA
- a CDS encoding sigma-54-dependent Fis family transcriptional regulator codes for MPAGGGKRLSTNDQRLATILEICRKINSERDLPSLLNLLAREVTGIVEADRASIFLLDRERQELCSIVTLDNEPIRFDARLGLAGAAALTGQTINVEDVYKDSRFYKEIDEQTGYHTRSLLAVPLKNREGTVIGTFQVLNKKAGAFKKEDERILEDLAQHLAIAVETAQIVTELRQNQKQLLEENKNLWKEVRGRFTAQNIIGMSPQIQSVVRLIEQISESSINVLITGESGTGKELVAKAIHYNSLRAGNPFVVLNCAALPENLVESELFGIEKGVATWVEARIGKFEAANGGTLFLDEIGDLSLVSQAKILRVLQEKMIDRLGGRKTVPVDVRIVAATNKDLEAEIKKGSFREDLYYRLKVIHISMPALRDIKDDIPLLAKHFLDRYCREMKKEPKKLSPGAMRSLVGYGWPGNIRELENEMKKQVVLNFKKTITEDDLPEYMVIGARQSMATGQSRSLKAEVEELEKRLILEALQACRQNQLQAAKALGISRWGLIKKMRRYGISAS; via the coding sequence ATGCCCGCCGGTGGAGGAAAGCGGCTAAGCACCAACGACCAAAGGCTTGCTACGATTCTTGAAATCTGCCGGAAGATTAATTCGGAGAGGGATTTACCTTCTCTTTTAAACCTCCTTGCCCGGGAGGTCACCGGGATTGTAGAAGCTGACCGGGCGAGTATATTTCTCCTCGACCGGGAAAGACAGGAGTTGTGCTCCATAGTTACCCTGGATAACGAGCCGATTCGGTTCGATGCCCGCCTGGGACTGGCCGGGGCGGCGGCGCTTACCGGGCAAACCATCAATGTAGAGGATGTCTACAAGGATAGCCGCTTCTACAAGGAGATAGATGAGCAGACCGGATACCATACCCGGAGTCTTCTGGCTGTGCCCCTAAAAAATCGGGAAGGAACGGTTATAGGCACGTTCCAGGTGTTGAATAAAAAGGCAGGCGCTTTTAAAAAGGAGGACGAGAGAATACTGGAAGATTTGGCCCAGCATCTGGCCATCGCTGTTGAGACCGCACAGATAGTCACGGAATTAAGACAGAATCAGAAGCAACTCCTCGAAGAGAACAAAAATCTATGGAAAGAAGTCAGAGGGCGTTTTACCGCACAAAACATTATCGGCATGAGTCCCCAAATTCAGAGCGTCGTGAGACTGATAGAGCAGATAAGCGAAAGCTCTATCAATGTTTTGATTACCGGAGAGAGCGGTACGGGAAAGGAACTGGTGGCCAAGGCCATACATTATAACAGCTTGCGTGCGGGAAATCCGTTCGTGGTACTCAATTGTGCGGCTTTGCCTGAAAACCTGGTGGAGAGCGAATTATTCGGGATCGAAAAGGGGGTGGCTACCTGGGTTGAGGCGCGTATCGGCAAGTTCGAGGCTGCGAACGGTGGGACGTTGTTTCTGGATGAAATCGGCGACCTTAGCCTGGTATCACAGGCGAAGATTCTCCGGGTGTTGCAGGAGAAAATGATCGATCGCCTGGGTGGAAGAAAGACGGTCCCGGTGGATGTCAGAATCGTAGCAGCGACCAATAAGGACCTGGAGGCTGAAATCAAGAAGGGAAGCTTTAGGGAGGACCTCTATTACCGTCTAAAGGTAATTCATATCAGCATGCCGGCGTTACGGGACATTAAGGACGATATACCTCTACTGGCGAAGCATTTCCTGGACCGGTATTGTAGGGAAATGAAGAAAGAGCCGAAGAAGCTTTCCCCCGGAGCAATGCGGTCTTTAGTCGGTTACGGCTGGCCCGGGAACATCCGGGAATTGGAAAACGAGATGAAAAAGCAGGTGGTCCTGAATTTCAAAAAAACTATTACCGAAGATGACCTCCCCGAATACATGGTGATAGGTGCTCGACAATCTATGGCCACCGGTCAGAGCCGGTCTCTTAAGGCCGAAGTAGAGGAATTAGAGAAGCGTCTGATATTGGAGGCGCTTCAAGCCTGCCGTCAGAATCAGCTTCAGGCCGCTAAGGCTTTAGGAATTAGCCGCTGGGGGTTAATCAAGAAGATGAGACGATATGGAATCAGCGCGT